The Bos javanicus breed banteng chromosome 11, ARS-OSU_banteng_1.0, whole genome shotgun sequence genome includes a window with the following:
- the PCGF1 gene encoding polycomb group RING finger protein 1 translates to MASPQGGQIAIAMRLRNQLQSVYKMDPLRNEEEVRVKIKDLNEHIVCCLCAGYFVDATTITECLHTFCKSCIVKYLQTSKYCPMCNIKIHETQPLLNLKLDRVMQDIVYKLVPGLQDSEEKRIREFYQSRGLDRVTQPSGEEPALSNLGLPFSSFDHSKAHYYRYDEQLSLCLERLSSGKDKNKSILQNKYVRCSVRAEVRHLRRVLCHRLMLNPQHVQLLFDNEVLPDHMTMKQIWLSHWFGKPSPLLLQYSVKEKRR, encoded by the exons ATGGCGTCTCCTCAGGGGGGCCAGATTGCGATCGCGATGAGGCTTCGGAACCAGCTCCAGTCAGTGTACAAGATGGACCCACTACGGAACGAG GAGGAAGTACGAGTAAAGATCAAAGACTTGAACGAGCACATCGTCTGCTGCCTGTGCGCTGGCTACTTCGTAGATGCCACCACCATAACAGAGTGTCTTCATACGT TCTGCAAGAGTTGTATTGTGAAGTACCTCCAAACCAGCAAGTACTGCCCCATGTGTAACATCAAGATCCATGAAACACAACCACTGCTCAACCTCAAACTGGACCGGGTCATGCAGGACATCGTGTACAAACTAGTGCCAGGCTTGCAAGACA GTGAAGAGAAACGCATCCGAGAATTCTACCAGTCCCGAGGCTTGGACCGGGTCACCCAGCCCAGTGGGGAAG AGCCAGCCCTGAGCAACCTTGGCCTCCCCTTCAGCAGCTTCGACCACTCAAAAGCCCACTACTATCGCTATGATGAGCAGCTGAGCCTATGCCTGGAGCGGCTGAG TTCTGGCAAAGACAAGAATAAAAGCATCCTGCAG AACAAATATGTCCGGTGTTCTGTTAGAGCTGAAGTTCGTCATCTCCGGAGGGTCCTGTGTCATCGCTTGATGCTAAATCCCCAGCAT GTGCAGCTCCTTTTTGACAATGAAGTTCtccctgatcacatgaccatgAAGCAGATATGGCTGTCCCACTGGTTCGGCAAA CCATCCCCTTTGCTTTTACAATACAGcgtgaaagagaagaggaggtAG